Proteins encoded by one window of Paroedura picta isolate Pp20150507F chromosome 9, Ppicta_v3.0, whole genome shotgun sequence:
- the OPRK1 gene encoding kappa-type opioid receptor, translated as MESPVYIFREEPGPTCSPGLCPLPSSSSSSSSNWLLDWAEYGSNSSGMYEDLPQNHTNISPAIPIIITAVYSMVFVVGLAGNSLVMFVIIRYTKMKTATNIYIFNLALADALVTTTMPFQSTVYLMNSWPFGDVLCKIVISIDYYNMFTSIFTLTMMSVDRYIAVCHPVKALDFRTPLKAKIINICIWLLSSSVGISAIVLGGTKVREGSTECSLQFPDEDYVWWDIFMKICVFVFAFIIPVLIIVVCYTLMILRLKSVRLLSGSREKDRNLRRITRLVLVVVAVFIICWTPIHIFVLVEALGDVSHSTAAISSYYFCIALGYTNSSLNPILYAFLDENFKRCFKDFCFPFKTKADRHSTNRIRNTIRDPAYAEEVDGTNKPV; from the exons ATGGAATCCCCAGTGTACATCTTTCGTGAGGAACCAGGCCCCACTTGCTCCCCAGGACTTTGCCcgcttcccagcagcagcagcagcagcagcagcaactggcTCCTAGACTGGGCTGAATATGGCAGCAATAGCAGCGGCATGTATGAGGACTTACCACAGAACCACACCAATATCTCCCCTGCAATTCCTATAATCATCACTGCTGTCTATTCCATGGTCTTTGTGGTTGGCTTGGCGGGCAACTCTCTAGTAATGTTTGTCATCATAAG GTACACAAAGATGAAGACAGCCACcaacatttacatttttaactTGGCTCTGGCCGATGCCTTAGTTACCACAACGATGCCTTTCCAGAGCACAGTGTACTTAATGAACTCATGGCCATTTGGGGATGTACTGTGTAAGATAGTTATTTCCATTGACTACTATAACATGTTTACCAGCATATTCACGCTGACCATGATGAGTGTGGATCGATACATTGCTGTGTGCCATCCTGTGAAGGCTTTGGACTTCCGTACCCCTCTGAAGGCCAAGATCAtcaacatctgcatctggctatTGTCTTCATCAGTGGGCATATCAGCCATTGTCCTTGGAGGAACCAAGGTCAGGGAAG GCAGTACTGAGTGCTCTCTGCAATTTCCAGATGAAGACTATGTCTGGTGGGACATCTTTATGAAAATCTGCGTCTTTGTGTTTGCATTTATTATACCTGTGCTGATTATAGTCGTTTGCTATACTCTGATGATTCTTCGCTTGAAGAGTGTGAGACTGCTTTCCGGCTCTCGAGAAAAAGACCGAAACCTCCGCCGCATCACCAGATTGGTTCTTGTTGTAGTGGCAGTTTTTATTATCTGTTGGACTCCGATCCATATTTTTGTATTGGTTGAGGCCCTGGGGGATGTGTCCCACAGTACCGCAGCCATTTCCAGCTATTATTTCTGCATTGCTTTGGGCTACACCAATAGCAGTCTCAATCCCATCCTTTATGCTTTTCTGGATGAAAACTTCAAGCGTTGCTTCAAagatttctgctttccttttaaGACGAAGGCAGATAGACACAGCACCAACAGAATCAGAAACACAATCCGAGACCCTGCTTATGCAGAAGAGGTCGATGGGACGAACAAACCAGTATGA